Proteins encoded within one genomic window of Companilactobacillus zhachilii:
- a CDS encoding LysR substrate-binding domain-containing protein, which produces MDEKSRRVFSSKALNYFDELTKNMSYTKTAQLLGITQPALTQQIKKIERVVGAPLFYSVSKKIYLTDAGTSLLKATHQMFDLINNVTDRIQQESSEKSGTISIGLLSTAESIVLEDFIVEYNRINPNVVIDLNLLTRKELWDNIQNNQIDLAIMYLPDKNIKSWKIYKSKKIISDNIMLIHNNEKISKKKSVGYKDAISKPWATYLKTYYFSELIRERFRDALIDSPDVVARFSSPYQLLKFAQESDDVYTVLPLSFCIAHQSMFKLYQTPLEPAISSDLSFVYREDKEKIPRIQEFLNEWDNFLDKAGYIDRLKSSR; this is translated from the coding sequence TTGGACGAAAAATCACGAAGGGTCTTTAGCTCCAAAGCTTTAAATTATTTTGATGAGTTAACTAAAAATATGAGCTATACAAAGACGGCTCAATTATTAGGAATTACGCAACCTGCATTAACGCAACAAATTAAGAAAATTGAACGTGTTGTCGGAGCACCACTGTTTTATAGTGTCAGCAAAAAAATCTATTTAACTGACGCTGGAACATCATTGCTTAAGGCCACACACCAGATGTTTGACTTAATTAACAATGTGACTGATCGGATTCAACAAGAATCGTCAGAAAAGAGCGGTACAATTAGTATTGGTTTGTTGTCAACGGCGGAATCAATTGTGCTCGAAGATTTTATTGTTGAATATAATCGGATTAATCCTAACGTGGTAATCGATCTAAATCTCTTAACTCGTAAGGAACTCTGGGATAATATTCAAAATAATCAAATTGATTTAGCTATTATGTACTTGCCTGATAAAAATATTAAGAGTTGGAAAATATACAAATCTAAAAAGATTATCAGCGATAATATTATGTTGATTCATAATAATGAGAAAATTAGTAAGAAGAAGTCAGTTGGTTATAAGGATGCTATTAGTAAGCCCTGGGCAACTTACTTAAAGACTTACTATTTCTCAGAACTGATTAGAGAACGTTTCAGGGATGCTTTAATTGATTCACCTGACGTTGTGGCAAGATTTTCTTCACCATACCAACTCTTAAAATTTGCACAGGAATCAGACGACGTTTATACGGTTTTACCGCTAAGTTTTTGCATTGCACATCAATCAATGTTTAAACTTTATCAAACACCACTTGAACCAGCCATATCAAGTGATTTATCATTTGTATATCGAGAGGATAAGGAAAAGATTCCACGTATTCAAGAATTCTTAAATGAATGGGATAATTTCTTAGATAAGGCGGGATATATTGACCGTCTTAAGTCTTCAAGATAA